Proteins encoded in a region of the Hippocampus zosterae strain Florida chromosome 11, ASM2543408v3, whole genome shotgun sequence genome:
- the bag2 gene encoding BAG family molecular chaperone regulator 2 gives MSQAKIQAKLNDVTGGKFKRTMSMADRAGQLLSNLDQLEIRVEALRETASAIEQERECILEMIQSLQNSQEMHNISAGEKEELTLTAERLMGRTLSVEINVGTIRNSQQEEALHKATSIIDEIVQKLLVDMTESRQRLLALHSACVTEAPEVPIDQKFQAIVISCALEDQKKIKRRLEMLLRNVGNAEKNIKIMDHQKLEEPKANGSQ, from the exons ATGTCCCAGGCCAAAATACAAGCTAAACTCAACGATGTAACAGGCGGCAAGTTTAAGAGGACAATGTCCATGGCAGACCGGGCGGGACAACTTTTGTCGAATTTGGATCAACTGGAGATAAG GGTGGAGGCACTTCGCGAAACGGCCTCGGCCATAGAACAGGAAAGGGAATGCATCCTGGAGATGATTCAATCCTTACAGAACAGTCAAGAAATGCATAACATCAGCGCCG GAGAGAAAGAAGAGTTGACTTTGACAGCAGAGCGACTAATGGGCCGCACCTTGTCGGTGGAGATCAACGTGGGCACCATCAGGAACAGCCAGCAAGAGGAGGCCTTGCACAAGGCCACGTCCATTATTGACGAAATTGTTCAGAAGCTGCTGGTCGACATGACCGAATCTAGGCAGCGACTCCTTGCCCTGCACTCGGCCTGCGTGACGGAGGCGCCGGAGGTGCCCATTGACCAGAAGTTTCAAGCTATTGTGATCAGCTGCGCTCTGGAGGACCAGAAGAAAATTAAGAGAAGGCTGGAGATGCTGCTGAGGAACGTTGGAAATGCTGAGAAGAATATAAAGATCATGGATCATCAGAAATTAGAGGAGCCAAAAGCTAATGGCAGTCAATAA
- the znf451 gene encoding E3 SUMO-protein ligase ZNF451 isoform X1 translates to MFIYMSSPNKEDDDEFEDVEFVSEGQLRPVLECVDLLSDSDEEGCSSSSRMIEDEINRRKGHAESILDTLGKRVALEQQEREDKSRAFKEKQIQQKIHAQQELARHGRNLEAKHCVEMWLKMPDLQPGVVNSGSERRRRAAFPMNTSTKHACPVINCCRVFDHVALLDGHLKRFDHSPCDPTISLKGRPRKLFACVACCRHFQTKEEWQTHLLSKALSSHPDGHCMSQSSQSIVGFACPTCYLLFNQRDECLRHMAAKNHFTESLTMSDTKRDVVPVPVPWLAKDRLIALCKETPFTVRCSLCQKVLTSHQAALAHFNVNCRHGSAVAKADATVVQIMKQLQVRGQCPRCSLIFLSQTEVERHKEDTQHEVAVNKTIEQALLQYNWFHEKQNRSRGNIDDESISGKFRALIHQSSKTKREFENTPAKRKKRGRATAWFCECGMKFTEETSALNHLLDANQICYQCGVCGKRMAESSIPDLHMSRIHGGGHLSNFFFYCRKCKVEIPRLEDIMSHVLDTHAGHTSFIEQDVPEDAQPSTSSNSKMDPCTSKSTIRPKPAAATTALTWMCRMCEDIFDSEAAVRKHCGDLSSHSFQRYKCGHCPQKFFKESTVRRHCANEHDGRMKSTYFCGLCDSMQFESEGEFLHHYKSLHSNDYYSIGNTNLVQPSVRITSAESCPCMNSEKNRDEMKVAYTQCMKTLSSEGLCQYVCAPCALCVSSYAQIKTHVNTTHAALNLDKTFELECQTCKQRFGDVPKFHNHHHSQHCALQPCVSSRACGKDITKQPQTLNDVEVTEQRNDTLGSVVFKTEQMEMEVDQSEHQTLHGSGSLDKSDEKVKEALALSAEDRESADLNEALQRSLLDF, encoded by the exons ATGTTCAT ATACATGTCGTCTCCAAATAAAGAAGACGACGATGAGTTTGAAGACGTGGAGTTTGTATCT GAAGGCCAACTCAGGCCAGTGCTGGAATGTGTTGATTTGCTGAGCGATAGTGACGAAGAGGGATGTTCGTCCTCATCAAGAATG ATCGAAGATGAAATCAACCGTCGAAAGGGACATGCTGAATCTATTCTGGATACACTGGGAAAACGGGTGGCTCTGGAGCAGCAGGAAAGAGAGGATAAATCGAGAGCATTCAAG GagaaacaaatacaacaaaaaattcATGCACAGCAGGAACTTGCACGACATGGAAGAAATCTAGAGGCAAAGCACTGTGTGGAGatgtggctaaaaatgccaG ACCTGCAGCCTGGAGTGGTCAATTCTGGTTCTGAAAGACGACGCAGAGCTGCTTTCCCTATGAACACTTCGACTAAACACGCATGTCCTGTAATTAACTGTTGTCGTGTTTTTGATCATGTGGCTCTCCTTGACGGACATCTGAAAAG gtTTGACCACTCGCCTTGCGATCCAACCATCAGTCTTAAGGGAAGACCCAGAAAGCTATTCGCCTGTGTGGCCTGTTGtcgtcattttcagaccaaaGAAGAGTGGCAGACCCATCTTCTATCTAAG GCGTTGTCATCTCATCCCGACGGTCACTGCATGTCACAGAGCTCCCAATCCATCGTGGGCTTTGCCTGTCCCACCTGCTACCTCCTTTTCAACCAGCGGGACGAATGTCTTCGGCACATGGCAGCAAAAAATCACTTCACTGAGTCCCTCACTATGAGCG ACACCAAAAGAGATGTGGTACCAGTTCCGGTTCCGTGGCTCGCTAAGGATCGCCTCATTGCCTTGTGCAAGGAAACCCCATTCACCGTCCGATGCTCTTTGTGTCAAAAAGTGCTGACTTCTCATCAGGCAGCTCTAGCTCACTTtaa TGTGAACTGCAGACATGGCAGTGCAGTGGCAAAGGCTGATGCGACAGTGGTGCAGATAATGAAACAACTGCAAGTGCGAGGCCAGTGCCCTCGGTGCTCTTTAATCTTCCTGAGCCAAACAGAAGTGGAACGTCACAAAGAAGACACCCAACATGAGGTGGCGGTCAACAAGACCATTGAGCAAGCTCTTCTTCAGTACAACTGgtttcatgaaaaacaaaacaggtccAGGGGTAATATTGACGACGAAAGTATCTCGGGCAAGTTTCGAGCACTAATTCATCAAAGCAGCAAGACTAAGCGCGAGTTTGAAAACACACCTGCCAAACGAAAAAAGAGAGGCCGCGCAACCGCATGGTTCTGCGAGTGTGGAATGAAGTTCACGGAGGAAACCTCGGCCCTTAATCACCTCTTAGATGCGAACCAAATCTGTTACCAATGCGGTGTGTGCGGCAAACGCATGGCAGAATCTTCCATCCCCGACTTGCACATGAGCCGTATTCACGGGGGTGGACATCTATCCAACTTCTTTTTCTACTGCCGCAAGTGCAAAGTGGAAATCCCTCGCCTCGAGGATATCATGTCACACGTGTTGGACACACACGCCGGGCACACGTCCTTCATTGAGCAGGATGTGCCTGAGGATGCCCAACCGTCGACCAGCAGTAACAGCAAAATGGACCCGTGCACATCCAAGTCCACGATTCGGCCCAAGCCAGCGGCGGCAACTACGGCGTTGACTTGGATGTGCAGAATGTGCGAGGACATCTTTGACTCGGAGGCTGCCGTCCGGAAACACTGCGGCGACCTGAGCAGTCACAGCTTTCAAAGGTACAAGTGTGGCCACTGTCCACAGAAGTTCTTCAAAGAGTCCACGGTGCGGCGGCATTGTGCCAACGAGCACGATGGGCGAATGAAGAGCACCTACTTCTGCGGTCTCTGCGACAGCATGCAGTTTGAGTCTGAAGGAGAGTTCCTGCACCACTACAAAAGCCTGCACAGTAACGACTACTACTCTATAGGCAACACCAATCTTGTTCAGCCCTCTGTGCGGATTACATCTGCAGAGTCATGTCCCTGCATGAACTCTGAGAAGAACAGAGATGAAATGAAAGTTGCCTACACTCAGTGCATGAAGACACTATCATCTGAAGGTCTATGTCAATACGTGTGTGCTCCTTGCGCTCTTTGCGTGTCCTCCTATGCACAGATCAAGACGCACGTCAACACCACGCACGCTGCATTGAACTTAGACAAGACCTTTGAACTAGAATGCCAAACTTGCAAGCAACGCTTCGGAGATGTGCCGAAGTTCCATAATCACCATCATTCCCAGCACTGTGCGTTGCAGCCATGCGTGAGCTCCAGGGCCTGTGGGAAAGACATCACGAAACAACCCCAAACACTGAATGATGTTGAGGTCACAGAACAGCGAAATG ACACACTAGGAAGTGTCGTGTTTAAAACGGAGCAGATGGAAATGGAAGTTGATCAAAGTGAGCATCAAACCCTGCATGGCTCCGGCTCATTAG ATAAATCTGATGAAAAGGTGAAAGAAGCACTGGCCTTAAGCGCGGAAGACCGAGAATCAGCAG ATCTCAACGAGGCTCTTCAAAGAAGCCTTCTGGACTTCTGA
- the znf451 gene encoding E3 SUMO-protein ligase ZNF451 isoform X2, whose product MSSPNKEDDDEFEDVEFVSEGQLRPVLECVDLLSDSDEEGCSSSSRMIEDEINRRKGHAESILDTLGKRVALEQQEREDKSRAFKEKQIQQKIHAQQELARHGRNLEAKHCVEMWLKMPDLQPGVVNSGSERRRRAAFPMNTSTKHACPVINCCRVFDHVALLDGHLKRFDHSPCDPTISLKGRPRKLFACVACCRHFQTKEEWQTHLLSKALSSHPDGHCMSQSSQSIVGFACPTCYLLFNQRDECLRHMAAKNHFTESLTMSDTKRDVVPVPVPWLAKDRLIALCKETPFTVRCSLCQKVLTSHQAALAHFNVNCRHGSAVAKADATVVQIMKQLQVRGQCPRCSLIFLSQTEVERHKEDTQHEVAVNKTIEQALLQYNWFHEKQNRSRGNIDDESISGKFRALIHQSSKTKREFENTPAKRKKRGRATAWFCECGMKFTEETSALNHLLDANQICYQCGVCGKRMAESSIPDLHMSRIHGGGHLSNFFFYCRKCKVEIPRLEDIMSHVLDTHAGHTSFIEQDVPEDAQPSTSSNSKMDPCTSKSTIRPKPAAATTALTWMCRMCEDIFDSEAAVRKHCGDLSSHSFQRYKCGHCPQKFFKESTVRRHCANEHDGRMKSTYFCGLCDSMQFESEGEFLHHYKSLHSNDYYSIGNTNLVQPSVRITSAESCPCMNSEKNRDEMKVAYTQCMKTLSSEGLCQYVCAPCALCVSSYAQIKTHVNTTHAALNLDKTFELECQTCKQRFGDVPKFHNHHHSQHCALQPCVSSRACGKDITKQPQTLNDVEVTEQRNDTLGSVVFKTEQMEMEVDQSEHQTLHGSGSLDKSDEKVKEALALSAEDRESADLNEALQRSLLDF is encoded by the exons ATGTCGTCTCCAAATAAAGAAGACGACGATGAGTTTGAAGACGTGGAGTTTGTATCT GAAGGCCAACTCAGGCCAGTGCTGGAATGTGTTGATTTGCTGAGCGATAGTGACGAAGAGGGATGTTCGTCCTCATCAAGAATG ATCGAAGATGAAATCAACCGTCGAAAGGGACATGCTGAATCTATTCTGGATACACTGGGAAAACGGGTGGCTCTGGAGCAGCAGGAAAGAGAGGATAAATCGAGAGCATTCAAG GagaaacaaatacaacaaaaaattcATGCACAGCAGGAACTTGCACGACATGGAAGAAATCTAGAGGCAAAGCACTGTGTGGAGatgtggctaaaaatgccaG ACCTGCAGCCTGGAGTGGTCAATTCTGGTTCTGAAAGACGACGCAGAGCTGCTTTCCCTATGAACACTTCGACTAAACACGCATGTCCTGTAATTAACTGTTGTCGTGTTTTTGATCATGTGGCTCTCCTTGACGGACATCTGAAAAG gtTTGACCACTCGCCTTGCGATCCAACCATCAGTCTTAAGGGAAGACCCAGAAAGCTATTCGCCTGTGTGGCCTGTTGtcgtcattttcagaccaaaGAAGAGTGGCAGACCCATCTTCTATCTAAG GCGTTGTCATCTCATCCCGACGGTCACTGCATGTCACAGAGCTCCCAATCCATCGTGGGCTTTGCCTGTCCCACCTGCTACCTCCTTTTCAACCAGCGGGACGAATGTCTTCGGCACATGGCAGCAAAAAATCACTTCACTGAGTCCCTCACTATGAGCG ACACCAAAAGAGATGTGGTACCAGTTCCGGTTCCGTGGCTCGCTAAGGATCGCCTCATTGCCTTGTGCAAGGAAACCCCATTCACCGTCCGATGCTCTTTGTGTCAAAAAGTGCTGACTTCTCATCAGGCAGCTCTAGCTCACTTtaa TGTGAACTGCAGACATGGCAGTGCAGTGGCAAAGGCTGATGCGACAGTGGTGCAGATAATGAAACAACTGCAAGTGCGAGGCCAGTGCCCTCGGTGCTCTTTAATCTTCCTGAGCCAAACAGAAGTGGAACGTCACAAAGAAGACACCCAACATGAGGTGGCGGTCAACAAGACCATTGAGCAAGCTCTTCTTCAGTACAACTGgtttcatgaaaaacaaaacaggtccAGGGGTAATATTGACGACGAAAGTATCTCGGGCAAGTTTCGAGCACTAATTCATCAAAGCAGCAAGACTAAGCGCGAGTTTGAAAACACACCTGCCAAACGAAAAAAGAGAGGCCGCGCAACCGCATGGTTCTGCGAGTGTGGAATGAAGTTCACGGAGGAAACCTCGGCCCTTAATCACCTCTTAGATGCGAACCAAATCTGTTACCAATGCGGTGTGTGCGGCAAACGCATGGCAGAATCTTCCATCCCCGACTTGCACATGAGCCGTATTCACGGGGGTGGACATCTATCCAACTTCTTTTTCTACTGCCGCAAGTGCAAAGTGGAAATCCCTCGCCTCGAGGATATCATGTCACACGTGTTGGACACACACGCCGGGCACACGTCCTTCATTGAGCAGGATGTGCCTGAGGATGCCCAACCGTCGACCAGCAGTAACAGCAAAATGGACCCGTGCACATCCAAGTCCACGATTCGGCCCAAGCCAGCGGCGGCAACTACGGCGTTGACTTGGATGTGCAGAATGTGCGAGGACATCTTTGACTCGGAGGCTGCCGTCCGGAAACACTGCGGCGACCTGAGCAGTCACAGCTTTCAAAGGTACAAGTGTGGCCACTGTCCACAGAAGTTCTTCAAAGAGTCCACGGTGCGGCGGCATTGTGCCAACGAGCACGATGGGCGAATGAAGAGCACCTACTTCTGCGGTCTCTGCGACAGCATGCAGTTTGAGTCTGAAGGAGAGTTCCTGCACCACTACAAAAGCCTGCACAGTAACGACTACTACTCTATAGGCAACACCAATCTTGTTCAGCCCTCTGTGCGGATTACATCTGCAGAGTCATGTCCCTGCATGAACTCTGAGAAGAACAGAGATGAAATGAAAGTTGCCTACACTCAGTGCATGAAGACACTATCATCTGAAGGTCTATGTCAATACGTGTGTGCTCCTTGCGCTCTTTGCGTGTCCTCCTATGCACAGATCAAGACGCACGTCAACACCACGCACGCTGCATTGAACTTAGACAAGACCTTTGAACTAGAATGCCAAACTTGCAAGCAACGCTTCGGAGATGTGCCGAAGTTCCATAATCACCATCATTCCCAGCACTGTGCGTTGCAGCCATGCGTGAGCTCCAGGGCCTGTGGGAAAGACATCACGAAACAACCCCAAACACTGAATGATGTTGAGGTCACAGAACAGCGAAATG ACACACTAGGAAGTGTCGTGTTTAAAACGGAGCAGATGGAAATGGAAGTTGATCAAAGTGAGCATCAAACCCTGCATGGCTCCGGCTCATTAG ATAAATCTGATGAAAAGGTGAAAGAAGCACTGGCCTTAAGCGCGGAAGACCGAGAATCAGCAG ATCTCAACGAGGCTCTTCAAAGAAGCCTTCTGGACTTCTGA